The following is a genomic window from Halobacterium sp. R2-5.
CCGCCGCGGGCCGCGCGCAGGAATTTCACTTTCACCACGTCGCGGTCGTCGAGCTGGTCCGAGAGCTCGTCGGTGACCGCGTCCACGCCTGCCTTCCCCACCCAGACGGTGACGTCCGCCTCGTGGGCTTTCTTCGCTAGGTCGTCGGACATTCTATCGAGTTTATATGCCGAGGCGCTTTGAAAGTTGTTGCATTGGCGGGCGCGGCCGTTTTCCCGCGAACCGCCGGACGGAGCGCTACTCGTAGGGGTACCGGGCGTGGCTGCCGCAGTCGCAGGTGACGACGACGTGGCCGTCCCGCGTGCGGACGCGGGCGTTCCGGCCGGGAATCAGGTAGGCGTCGCAGGCGTCGCAGGTGAACCGCCGGAACGCCCGGGGGAGCGTGAGGCGGTTGCGTTCGGCGAGCCGACGGGCGAGGCGGACGTACTCGCGGGCGCGGTCGTCGTCGCCCTCGCGGGCAGCGTTCTGCGCGAGAGCGTGAAGTCGCTCGATTCGTTCCGCCGCGAGTTGCATACGTACGCGGGCGAGTGGCCGACGGAAGACAGTTCCGGTAGGGTTATCGGCCGCGGCGGGCTTGCGTCGGGTAATGCGGGCGCTGAACTACCTCGAGTTCGAGGACCGGGTCCGCGGGGGGATGGTGACCGCGACCCGGCAGCAGCGGAAAGCCCTCGCGACGACGGACGTCGAGGTGGTGGAGTCGCCGTGGCGCGCGGGCGACCCGGTGCAGTCGCTGGGCGCCTTGTTCGCCG
Proteins encoded in this region:
- a CDS encoding YhbY family RNA-binding protein, with product MSDDLAKKAHEADVTVWVGKAGVDAVTDELSDQLDDRDVVKVKFLRAARGGTSTEELADELADRTGADVVETRGNTAVYQ
- a CDS encoding ribonuclease P protein component 4, yielding MQLAAERIERLHALAQNAAREGDDDRAREYVRLARRLAERNRLTLPRAFRRFTCDACDAYLIPGRNARVRTRDGHVVVTCDCGSHARYPYE